Proteins from a single region of Candidatus Schekmanbacteria bacterium:
- a CDS encoding radical SAM protein, producing the protein MKVILTRPFYHTHLITPPLGIGYLSSFIKAAGFEDVTIIDGLNRDLSNDEIVEECVKAECNIVGISIISDYRKEAFDLSKKLKKKGLTVVLGGPHVSALPKMSLEDSNADYAICGEGEVTFVELIRQIASGEKYVGNIPGLLSKGNAEITPRDFIEDLDSIPFPDWAQINPAKYKKAPHGGLIKNFPVAPVVSSRGCPFVCTFCASPNLWKKKIRFRSAKNVVDEIEYLVREFKIKEIHFEDDNLTLKRSHIEDICNEILSRNIRISWATPNGIRVETVTPELLKLMKESGCYYLAFGIESGNQQILDNIKKKTKLETIEYAVREASKAGILTQGFFIFGLPGETEETIQETINFAKKIPLDRAQFLLLDVLPGSELFETIGNSSLLNQNYRSYQEVSWLPAGLDRKTLQNAPARAFRSFFMRPKQLFSLLRFFNPSQLTFIIRRIRDFKIFKK; encoded by the coding sequence ATGAAAGTAATTCTAACTCGCCCTTTCTATCATACACATCTCATTACACCACCTTTAGGAATAGGATATCTATCTTCTTTTATCAAAGCGGCTGGCTTTGAAGATGTAACCATTATTGATGGATTAAATAGAGACCTATCAAATGATGAAATAGTTGAAGAATGTGTAAAAGCTGAATGCAATATTGTTGGAATCAGCATAATCAGCGACTACAGGAAAGAAGCCTTTGACTTATCAAAGAAGCTTAAAAAGAAAGGATTGACCGTTGTATTAGGCGGCCCCCATGTATCAGCGCTTCCAAAAATGTCTCTCGAAGATAGTAATGCGGATTATGCAATTTGCGGTGAAGGAGAGGTAACTTTTGTTGAACTTATTAGACAAATCGCATCAGGAGAAAAATATGTTGGAAATATTCCCGGCTTGCTTTCAAAGGGAAATGCTGAAATAACTCCTCGCGATTTCATAGAAGACCTTGATTCAATCCCCTTTCCCGATTGGGCACAAATAAATCCTGCAAAATACAAAAAAGCCCCTCATGGCGGACTTATAAAAAACTTCCCTGTGGCACCTGTTGTTTCATCAAGGGGCTGTCCCTTTGTGTGCACATTCTGCGCAAGCCCTAATTTATGGAAGAAAAAAATAAGATTTCGTTCTGCAAAAAATGTAGTTGATGAAATTGAATATCTTGTAAGAGAATTTAAGATTAAAGAAATACACTTTGAAGATGACAATTTAACCTTAAAAAGAAGCCATATAGAAGATATCTGCAACGAGATTTTAAGCAGAAATATAAGAATTAGTTGGGCAACTCCAAATGGCATTCGTGTTGAAACTGTAACGCCTGAGCTTTTGAAATTGATGAAAGAAAGTGGTTGTTATTATCTCGCTTTTGGAATTGAGTCAGGAAATCAACAAATTTTGGATAATATCAAGAAAAAAACAAAATTAGAAACAATAGAGTATGCAGTGCGCGAAGCATCAAAGGCAGGAATATTGACACAAGGCTTTTTCATATTTGGACTTCCGGGTGAAACAGAGGAAACAATTCAAGAAACGATAAATTTTGCAAAAAAAATTCCTCTTGACAGGGCACAGTTTCTACTACTTGATGTCCTACCCGGTTCAGAACTTTTTGAAACAATCGGCAACAGCAGTTTATTGAATCAAAATTACAGAAGTTATCAGGAGGTTTCATGGCTGCCAGCAGGATTGGATAGAAAAACTCTCCAAAACGCACCAGCACGAGCATTTCGAAGTTTTTTTATGAGACCAAAGCAGCTTTTTTCTCTATTGAGATTTTTTAATCCCTCTCAACTTACATTTATAATTAGAAGAATTAGGGATTTTAAGATATTTAAAAAATAA
- a CDS encoding FAD-dependent oxidoreductase — MSERKKVIILGGGPAGLSAAWKIAQANHTVIVVEKENQVGGLCMTVQYGDYHFDLGGHRFITQNVELANEIYSLMTDEIITRNRKSVIRLQGEYFSYPLEAKDLLKKLKLSVSIKCFVDYLYSILRCKLFNVKDISFEDWVVNRFGRSLYEIYFGPYSQKLWGVMPNQISSDWAAQRISLINLWDVFLRLLGKKSNTPKTYATRFFYPEKGIGRIPEKMAEVVEEKQGTIYLGYSVEKIICKNNQIDEIIAKKDGETLSLKGDYFISTIPLPEFIQKIEPSAPEEILKISKEMKFRSLVFLNILLDKEMVSDNTWMYIPELCYLFMRIQEPKNWSPHSAPPGKTSLILEIACNAGDEIWRADKKTLYDRCVDDLDKIGFSDIKEKTIDYFLTYAEHAYPIYRLNYKEQLKKTIPFINSFENLVCCGRQGLFRYNNMDHSIEMGLLAAEHVLFGLPKNEILKIASEEEIFEHDAKQAKIEGIE, encoded by the coding sequence ATGAGTGAGCGAAAAAAAGTAATCATTCTTGGCGGGGGACCCGCCGGCTTGAGTGCGGCATGGAAGATAGCACAAGCAAACCACACTGTGATTGTTGTCGAAAAAGAAAATCAAGTTGGCGGTTTATGTATGACTGTCCAATATGGAGATTATCATTTTGACCTTGGTGGCCATCGTTTCATTACTCAAAATGTTGAATTGGCAAATGAAATTTATTCTTTGATGACAGATGAAATTATTACCAGAAATAGAAAAAGCGTAATTCGCCTGCAGGGAGAATATTTTTCTTATCCTCTTGAAGCAAAAGATTTGCTTAAAAAATTAAAACTATCTGTGTCAATCAAGTGCTTCGTTGATTATCTCTATTCAATTCTTAGATGCAAGTTATTCAATGTAAAGGACATCTCATTTGAGGATTGGGTAGTCAACCGTTTTGGCCGCTCTCTTTATGAGATCTATTTTGGTCCCTACTCCCAAAAGCTTTGGGGAGTCATGCCAAATCAAATTTCATCAGATTGGGCAGCTCAAAGAATATCTCTTATAAATCTTTGGGATGTTTTTCTGCGACTGCTTGGGAAAAAAAGCAACACTCCAAAAACCTACGCAACGAGGTTTTTTTACCCTGAAAAAGGGATAGGGAGAATTCCTGAAAAAATGGCAGAAGTAGTAGAAGAAAAACAAGGAACTATTTATCTTGGATATAGCGTTGAAAAAATCATTTGTAAAAATAATCAAATAGACGAAATCATTGCAAAGAAAGATGGAGAAACTTTATCCTTGAAAGGGGACTATTTTATTTCAACTATCCCACTGCCTGAATTCATCCAAAAGATTGAACCATCAGCTCCTGAAGAAATTTTGAAGATTTCAAAAGAAATGAAGTTTAGATCTCTTGTTTTCCTAAACATTCTTCTCGATAAGGAAATGGTTTCGGACAATACTTGGATGTATATTCCTGAATTGTGCTACCTTTTTATGAGAATACAGGAACCAAAAAATTGGAGTCCACATAGCGCACCTCCCGGCAAAACATCACTCATTTTAGAAATTGCCTGCAATGCAGGTGATGAAATTTGGCGTGCGGACAAAAAAACTCTATATGACAGATGCGTGGATGACCTCGACAAGATAGGATTTAGCGACATCAAAGAAAAGACCATAGACTACTTTTTAACATATGCTGAACATGCTTATCCTATATATAGATTAAATTACAAGGAGCAGTTGAAGAAAACTATTCCTTTTATCAACTCCTTTGAAAATCTTGTTTGCTGTGGAAGACAAGGACTTTTTAGGTACAATAATATGGACCATTCAATTGAAATGGGACTTCTTGCCGCTGAGCATGTTCTTTTTGGATTGCCAAAAAATGAAATTTTAAAAATTGCAAGTGAAGAAGAAATTTTTGAACATGACGCAAAACAAGCAAAGATAGAAGGAATTGAATGA